A window of Maridesulfovibrio ferrireducens contains these coding sequences:
- the shc gene encoding squalene--hopene cyclase encodes MNKNRKSPKNNVSKKSNRSRNQVVALLQPKEALKRVVSRFRSLQSPDGYWVFALEADVTIPSEYIMFQRFLNRKMDPKVAERLGNYIRSKQMPDGGWPLHDHDGPVNISASVKAYMALKVLGDDKEAEHMVRARQIILAKGGAETANVFTRICLATFGQLPWHCPPAMPIEIVLLPKWFFFHLTKVSYWSRSVIYPLLIIYAKKPVCNLRPEESVPELFCKPQEELIYIDRYRDKGMRKNLFILLDRIMKRTIHLIPDSIHNKALKYAENWTREHMAGRGGIGAIFPAMANAVTAMSLLGYDESDPDYARGLQAVDDLMVDRFNVSEESPWEFTVVTGGRELSAAPELDISPNKGTAENLEQCMCQPCNSPIWDTCLTLSAIVEAGENIDSKLVQSTIKWLFDQQIFFKGDWISKAPSLEGGGWAFQFENTFYPDLDDTAMVLMAMARAGVLKMEEHRENFIKSVNWLIGMQCTGGGYAAFDIDNDALYLNDIPFADHGALLDPPTSDLTARVLELLGVIGYNKSFRPIKEGIEFLKKEQEDDGSWFGRWGVNYIYGTWSVLCGLRQVGEDMNSSYVCKAVEWFENHQNKDGGWGETCLSYNDPRYAGMGESTPSQTSWALLGLMAAHKVNSKAVSKGIRYLLDTQKDDGSWDEKYFTGTGFPKVFYLRYHGYSQYFPMWALGVYERFSAGEDSQQILMRLSSPLDLGKKW; translated from the coding sequence ATGAACAAAAATAGAAAGTCACCAAAAAATAATGTGAGCAAAAAAAGCAATAGAAGCCGTAATCAGGTTGTAGCGCTATTGCAACCCAAAGAAGCTCTTAAACGAGTTGTCAGCCGCTTCCGCTCGCTGCAAAGTCCTGACGGATATTGGGTCTTCGCTCTTGAAGCTGATGTAACTATTCCATCAGAATATATAATGTTCCAAAGATTTCTGAACCGTAAAATGGACCCGAAAGTTGCTGAAAGACTCGGTAACTATATCCGTTCCAAACAGATGCCTGACGGTGGCTGGCCCCTTCATGATCACGACGGCCCTGTTAACATCAGTGCCTCTGTAAAAGCCTATATGGCTCTTAAAGTACTTGGCGATGACAAAGAAGCTGAACACATGGTGCGTGCCCGTCAGATAATCCTTGCAAAAGGCGGCGCGGAAACCGCAAATGTTTTCACACGCATCTGCCTTGCAACCTTCGGACAGCTTCCATGGCACTGCCCTCCGGCTATGCCTATTGAAATCGTGCTGTTGCCGAAATGGTTCTTCTTCCATCTGACCAAAGTTTCCTACTGGTCAAGATCGGTTATTTATCCATTGCTTATTATTTACGCAAAAAAACCTGTATGCAATCTGCGCCCGGAAGAATCCGTTCCTGAGCTTTTCTGCAAGCCTCAAGAAGAATTGATTTATATCGACAGATATAGAGATAAAGGAATGCGGAAAAATCTCTTTATTCTGCTTGATCGTATCATGAAAAGGACAATACATTTAATCCCGGACTCCATTCATAATAAAGCTCTTAAATACGCTGAAAACTGGACCCGTGAACACATGGCCGGACGCGGTGGTATAGGTGCAATTTTCCCAGCAATGGCAAATGCCGTAACGGCTATGAGTCTGCTCGGTTATGATGAGTCAGACCCGGATTACGCACGCGGCCTGCAAGCCGTTGATGACCTCATGGTAGACAGATTTAATGTAAGCGAAGAATCCCCTTGGGAATTCACAGTCGTAACAGGAGGCCGCGAGCTTTCCGCAGCGCCCGAACTTGACATTTCTCCGAACAAAGGGACTGCCGAGAATCTGGAACAATGCATGTGCCAGCCCTGCAACTCTCCTATATGGGACACCTGCCTGACTCTTTCCGCCATAGTCGAGGCCGGAGAAAACATAGACAGCAAACTGGTTCAGAGCACAATTAAATGGTTGTTCGACCAGCAGATATTCTTCAAAGGTGACTGGATTTCGAAAGCTCCAAGCCTTGAAGGCGGCGGATGGGCTTTTCAGTTCGAAAACACTTTCTACCCGGATCTGGACGACACCGCTATGGTCCTGATGGCGATGGCTCGTGCCGGAGTTCTGAAAATGGAAGAACATCGCGAGAATTTCATTAAATCTGTAAACTGGCTCATCGGAATGCAGTGCACAGGCGGAGGTTATGCAGCGTTTGATATTGATAACGACGCTCTCTACCTGAATGATATTCCTTTTGCCGATCATGGAGCACTGCTTGATCCACCTACATCCGACCTGACAGCTCGCGTACTCGAACTGCTCGGTGTTATCGGATACAACAAGAGCTTCCGTCCGATTAAAGAAGGAATTGAATTCCTGAAAAAAGAACAGGAAGACGACGGTTCATGGTTCGGACGCTGGGGTGTTAACTACATATACGGAACTTGGTCAGTTCTTTGCGGACTGCGTCAGGTCGGTGAGGATATGAACTCTTCATATGTCTGCAAGGCTGTTGAATGGTTTGAAAATCACCAGAATAAAGATGGTGGATGGGGTGAAACCTGCCTAAGCTACAATGATCCCCGCTATGCCGGAATGGGCGAATCAACTCCATCGCAAACATCATGGGCCCTGCTTGGGCTGATGGCTGCACACAAAGTAAACAGCAAAGCCGTAAGTAAAGGTATCCGCTATCTTCTCGACACCCAGAAAGACGACGGTAGCTGGGATGAAAAATATTTCACAGGTACCGGCTTTCCTAAAGTCTTTTACCTGCGTTATCACGGATACAGTCAGTACTTCCCCATGTGGGCATTAGGCGTGTACGAACGATTCTCGGCCGGAGAAGATTCTCAGCAAATACTGATGCGTCTCTCATCCCCCTTGGATCTCGGCAAAAAGTGGTAG
- the rpmI gene encoding 50S ribosomal protein L35 — translation MPKMKTRRGAAKRFTKTGTGKFKRRRQGLRHILTKKNAKRKSRLGQSTIVDSANIGQVKRMLPYA, via the coding sequence ATGCCAAAAATGAAAACTAGAAGAGGCGCTGCAAAGCGTTTCACTAAAACTGGTACTGGAAAATTCAAGCGCCGCAGACAGGGTCTTCGTCATATCCTGACAAAGAAAAATGCAAAGCGTAAGAGCAGATTAGGTCAGAGCACAATCGTTGACAGCGCCAACATTGGTCAAGTCAAACGCATGCTCCCCTACGCATAA
- a CDS encoding DUF262 domain-containing HNH endonuclease family protein, with translation MDKQTLSILFSGKIFKIPNYQRGYAWKEKQWNELIEDIDALVTDERVKSHYTGTVVTFSPKDNTAVYNRKPVKVVDVVDGQQRLTTVCLYVAAIIRALVANGEPDYAQDIPEFLYHDTTCRLTLNNSTDDLFYQLIKDGKPRSEVATPHQKRLVAASEKFSGYIEKQLNDKNRGIEHLKQLFAAITGSLVFTYYTIEEECEIGMTFELMNSRGKGLSILELLKNYLMHWISRNGTDEERKPLTDIVNSAWRDTYSNIGKSSGSDEQCLRVAWILYCHHLPKNWKGYDGFKSKQYIPLREFSVKRRDEVKDFLASFTNGLAEISKHYSVIVSPAQNNTRSNRELDWLTKIHNTGNIANFLPLMIAARILCEDKKIDEDLYVKLLESLECFAFRVFLIEGKRSNAGKSSFYRWGKELFKNEHSAEDIVSFVHSLIRYYSPENEFVEKLNKPSSWYSRRHSLKYTLFEYEKHLLDSESKGQKPRVTWADLSRHSTIEHILPQTPKKDSHWLKVWNVDDINKYLHDIGNLVLTRDNSSYLNFEFVRKKGDVGTGVGYSNSDIRQERKIATFLEWDKKAVETRRTELVKWITCRWKTVEVVAASDVDEDADEELISE, from the coding sequence ATGGATAAACAGACTCTAAGCATCTTATTTAGCGGGAAAATTTTCAAAATACCTAATTATCAAAGAGGATACGCCTGGAAAGAAAAGCAATGGAACGAATTAATTGAAGATATTGATGCTCTTGTTACGGATGAGAGAGTCAAATCACATTATACAGGTACCGTTGTTACCTTTTCCCCCAAGGACAACACAGCTGTTTACAACCGGAAGCCTGTGAAAGTTGTTGATGTCGTTGACGGGCAACAACGCCTGACTACTGTATGTCTTTATGTTGCTGCCATTATTAGAGCTTTGGTTGCAAATGGGGAGCCTGACTATGCACAGGACATCCCTGAATTTCTATATCACGATACTACCTGCCGCCTAACCTTGAACAATTCCACTGATGATCTTTTTTATCAATTGATTAAAGATGGAAAGCCAAGAAGTGAGGTAGCAACACCTCATCAAAAACGTCTAGTTGCAGCTTCTGAAAAGTTCTCAGGTTATATCGAAAAGCAATTGAACGACAAAAACAGAGGGATCGAGCATTTAAAACAACTCTTCGCGGCAATAACGGGTAGCCTAGTGTTTACCTATTACACCATTGAAGAAGAGTGTGAAATCGGAATGACATTTGAACTGATGAATTCTCGCGGAAAAGGACTTTCCATTCTTGAACTGTTGAAAAACTATCTCATGCATTGGATATCAAGGAATGGAACAGATGAAGAGAGAAAGCCGCTAACTGACATTGTCAATAGTGCATGGAGAGATACATACAGCAATATAGGAAAATCCTCTGGAAGCGATGAGCAATGTCTCCGAGTTGCTTGGATTTTGTATTGCCATCATCTGCCAAAAAACTGGAAGGGTTACGATGGATTTAAATCAAAACAATATATTCCGCTTAGGGAGTTTTCTGTTAAAAGGAGAGACGAGGTAAAAGACTTCCTTGCATCTTTTACTAATGGCCTTGCTGAGATATCTAAGCATTACAGTGTAATTGTCTCGCCTGCACAAAACAATACACGGAGTAACCGTGAGCTGGATTGGCTTACAAAAATTCACAACACTGGTAATATTGCCAATTTCCTTCCTCTTATGATAGCTGCACGCATTCTCTGTGAAGACAAAAAGATTGATGAAGATTTGTATGTCAAGTTGCTTGAATCATTAGAGTGTTTTGCATTCAGGGTCTTTTTGATTGAAGGAAAGAGAAGCAATGCGGGTAAATCGAGCTTTTATCGCTGGGGTAAAGAACTTTTCAAGAATGAGCATTCAGCAGAAGATATTGTCAGCTTTGTACACAGCCTAATTCGATACTATTCACCTGAAAACGAGTTTGTTGAAAAGTTGAACAAGCCATCAAGTTGGTACTCTCGACGTCATTCGCTCAAGTACACACTTTTTGAATACGAAAAGCATCTTTTGGATAGCGAGAGTAAGGGCCAAAAACCACGGGTAACGTGGGCGGATTTATCCAGACATTCAACTATTGAGCATATTTTACCGCAAACTCCAAAGAAAGACTCTCACTGGCTCAAAGTTTGGAATGTTGATGATATTAATAAATACCTCCATGATATAGGGAACCTAGTTCTCACAAGAGATAACTCAAGCTATTTGAATTTTGAGTTCGTTAGAAAAAAAGGCGATGTAGGTACTGGTGTTGGATACAGCAATTCCGATATCAGGCAGGAACGAAAAATAGCAACATTCCTTGAATGGGATAAGAAAGCAGTTGAGACTCGTCGAACAGAATTAGTTAAATGGATAACCTGCCGATGGAAGACTGTTGAGGTTGTAGCCGCATCTGACGTGGATGAAGATGCTGATGAAGAGCTAATCAGTGAATGA
- the thrS gene encoding threonine--tRNA ligase → MLVAGNEIEVEQGATIGEVLKEALSKKQFKSAVAAKCCDSFIDLSSPVPADCTTLEPVMDTSDEGIEIIRHSTAHLMAEAVKKLFPTAKVTIGPSIAKGFYYDFEYERPFTPEDLEAIEAEMLRRVGANEEFSREELSSADAREKFDKMGEAYKVELIDDLGAETVSIYTNGDFCDLCRGPHVARTGMLKAFKLLSVAGAYWRGDENRAQLQRIYGTAFADAKTLKKHLHHLEEAKKRDHRKLGTQLDLFSVNNEVGAGMIIWHPKGALIRAVLEDFERKEHLKRGYSFVQGPLILKRELWERSGHYDNYRENMYFTEIDDQAYGIKPMNCLSHMLVFKSRIRSYRDLPQRYFELGVVHRHEKSGVLHGLLRVRSFTQDDAHILCRQDQLRDEIIGVAKFVGDIMNLFGFNYEAEISTKPEKAIGSEEDWDKATFALKDALDTMGMEYSINEGDGAFYGPKIDIIIKDALDRRWQCATIQCDFTLPDRFDLVYVGEDGAKHRPVMLHRVILGSIERFIGVLLEHTGGAMPAWLSPVQAKILTVTDTQNEFAEKVLRFLQEKGIRAEVDIRNEKLGYKVREAQLEKIPYMLIIGDNEVAAESVNVRARDGEDPGLKPLDEAAELISTAINEPFKRGGMSYSFS, encoded by the coding sequence ATGCTAGTTGCAGGAAATGAAATTGAAGTAGAGCAAGGCGCCACAATCGGCGAAGTACTCAAAGAAGCCCTGTCTAAAAAACAGTTCAAGAGTGCTGTTGCGGCAAAATGCTGCGACTCATTTATTGACCTTTCATCCCCCGTTCCTGCGGACTGCACAACGCTTGAACCTGTCATGGATACGTCTGATGAAGGAATTGAAATAATCCGTCACTCTACAGCTCACCTTATGGCTGAAGCTGTAAAAAAACTTTTCCCCACAGCAAAAGTAACCATCGGCCCTTCAATTGCCAAAGGCTTTTACTACGATTTCGAATACGAACGCCCTTTTACACCTGAAGACCTTGAAGCTATTGAAGCCGAAATGCTTCGCCGTGTAGGAGCTAACGAAGAATTTTCAAGAGAAGAGCTTTCCAGCGCAGATGCCAGAGAAAAATTCGACAAAATGGGTGAAGCCTACAAGGTGGAACTTATTGACGACCTCGGCGCTGAAACTGTTTCTATCTATACAAACGGTGATTTCTGCGATCTTTGTCGTGGACCTCACGTTGCCCGCACAGGTATGCTTAAGGCTTTCAAGCTCCTATCTGTTGCAGGAGCCTACTGGCGCGGCGATGAAAATCGTGCCCAGCTTCAGCGTATATACGGAACCGCTTTTGCGGATGCTAAAACGCTGAAAAAACACCTACACCACCTCGAAGAAGCCAAAAAACGTGATCACCGCAAACTCGGAACTCAGCTGGATCTTTTTTCAGTGAACAACGAAGTCGGCGCAGGAATGATCATCTGGCATCCGAAAGGCGCTCTCATCAGAGCTGTCCTTGAAGACTTCGAACGTAAAGAACATCTGAAACGCGGTTATAGTTTTGTTCAGGGTCCACTTATTCTCAAAAGAGAACTATGGGAACGCTCAGGACATTACGATAACTATCGTGAAAATATGTATTTTACTGAGATTGACGATCAGGCATACGGTATCAAACCTATGAACTGTCTTTCTCATATGCTGGTTTTTAAATCCAGAATTCGCAGCTATCGCGACCTTCCACAGCGCTATTTTGAGCTTGGAGTCGTACATCGCCACGAAAAATCAGGTGTTCTGCACGGATTGTTGAGAGTGCGCTCCTTTACTCAGGATGATGCACACATTCTCTGCCGTCAGGATCAACTCAGAGATGAAATTATCGGCGTAGCAAAATTCGTCGGCGATATAATGAATCTTTTCGGATTTAACTATGAAGCGGAAATCAGCACCAAGCCTGAAAAAGCTATCGGTTCCGAAGAAGATTGGGATAAAGCAACTTTTGCACTGAAAGATGCACTCGATACAATGGGCATGGAGTATTCAATTAATGAAGGTGATGGAGCTTTTTACGGCCCCAAAATCGACATAATTATCAAAGATGCGCTTGACCGTCGTTGGCAGTGTGCTACTATTCAGTGTGATTTTACCTTGCCAGACAGGTTCGACTTAGTATATGTGGGCGAAGACGGTGCGAAACACAGACCAGTAATGCTACATCGCGTCATCCTCGGCTCCATTGAAAGATTCATCGGAGTCCTGCTCGAACACACAGGTGGAGCTATGCCCGCTTGGTTATCTCCTGTTCAGGCAAAAATACTTACTGTTACTGACACTCAGAACGAATTCGCCGAAAAAGTCTTGCGATTTCTGCAAGAAAAGGGCATTCGTGCTGAGGTTGATATACGCAATGAGAAATTGGGCTACAAAGTACGGGAAGCTCAATTAGAAAAGATCCCGTACATGTTGATAATCGGCGACAACGAGGTCGCAGCGGAATCGGTCAATGTAAGGGCCCGCGACGGGGAAGACCCGGGACTCAAGCCTCTTGATGAAGCGGCAGAGCTTATTTCGACCGCCATCAACGAACCATTCAAACGCGGAGGCATGAGCTATAGCTTTTCATAA
- a CDS encoding acyl-[acyl-carrier-protein] thioesterase — protein sequence MNDTMIMSSVVPAYETGPDDRMHYHWLMCRLQEAATMHADREGFGVAQLGGKNCFWVLTSMRIEIKKLPRREKNFSLTTWSKGAKRLRAFREFSGCDESGNEIVRASSEWMILDSETGKPLNIDLLGLDLLPKTESIFKDELKRIRPGKPENELNSFRIPYSSLDASGHVNNTEYLRWGMDALRTYGAAPKNINSIRIAFLSEVFEGNTLKIMGCEKNQQKFELIGFNETENKTAFALQVQ from the coding sequence ATGAATGATACCATGATTATGAGCTCTGTCGTCCCGGCATATGAAACCGGCCCGGACGACAGAATGCACTACCATTGGCTGATGTGCCGGTTACAGGAAGCAGCAACCATGCACGCCGACCGTGAAGGGTTCGGCGTCGCGCAGTTGGGTGGTAAAAATTGCTTCTGGGTGCTGACCTCCATGCGTATCGAGATAAAAAAACTCCCACGGCGGGAAAAAAACTTTTCTCTTACTACATGGTCAAAGGGCGCGAAAAGACTCAGAGCATTTCGTGAATTTTCTGGATGCGATGAAAGCGGAAATGAAATTGTCCGTGCAAGCTCGGAATGGATGATATTAGATTCCGAAACAGGAAAACCCCTTAATATAGATTTATTAGGCTTAGACCTTCTCCCTAAAACTGAATCTATATTTAAAGATGAATTAAAGAGAATCCGCCCCGGAAAACCTGAAAATGAACTTAATAGTTTCCGCATCCCCTACAGTTCACTTGACGCAAGCGGTCACGTTAACAACACAGAATATTTACGGTGGGGTATGGATGCCCTTCGGACCTACGGCGCTGCCCCGAAAAACATTAATTCGATCCGTATAGCTTTTCTTTCCGAAGTTTTTGAAGGAAACACTCTTAAAATTATGGGCTGTGAAAAAAATCAACAAAAATTTGAGTTGATAGGCTTTAACGAAACCGAAAATAAAACGGCCTTTGCTCTTCAAGTGCAATGA
- a CDS encoding AlpA family transcriptional regulator: MSLQLLNEKKVSEMTGYSLSKIRKDRHFRRGMPYVKLGKSVRYLVEDVEKFVMCHRVDPNVERVGGGHV; this comes from the coding sequence ATGTCTTTACAATTGTTGAATGAGAAGAAGGTCTCTGAAATGACTGGCTACTCCCTTTCTAAAATCAGGAAAGATCGCCATTTCAGGCGTGGAATGCCTTATGTGAAGCTAGGGAAATCTGTTCGCTACCTCGTCGAAGATGTCGAAAAGTTTGTTATGTGTCACAGGGTGGATCCTAATGTAGAAAGGGTGGGGGGTGGCCATGTCTAA
- the infC gene encoding translation initiation factor IF-3 → MAFHKDGRRPYRREDGARRNERIRVPQVRVIDDQGEQLGVISTADALELAMSRGLDLVEVAEKEDPPVCKIMDYGKFKYQQQKRKQEAKKKQTVIQIKEVKFRPKTDEHDYQTKLKHIRRFLDDGDRCKVTIFFRGREIVHKDRGLIVLERVREDTKDIAKMDQAPRSEGRTMNMMLAPIKK, encoded by the coding sequence ATAGCTTTTCATAAAGACGGCAGGCGCCCCTATCGCAGGGAAGACGGAGCCCGACGAAACGAACGTATTCGAGTTCCTCAGGTTAGAGTTATTGATGATCAAGGCGAGCAGTTGGGAGTAATTTCAACAGCTGATGCGCTTGAACTAGCTATGAGCCGAGGACTTGATTTGGTAGAAGTTGCAGAAAAGGAAGATCCACCTGTATGCAAGATTATGGACTATGGTAAGTTCAAGTATCAGCAGCAGAAGCGCAAGCAGGAAGCCAAAAAGAAGCAAACTGTCATCCAGATCAAGGAAGTAAAGTTTCGACCAAAAACCGATGAGCACGATTACCAGACAAAGCTCAAGCATATTCGCCGTTTCCTTGATGACGGCGATAGATGCAAGGTCACCATATTTTTCCGAGGACGGGAAATCGTCCACAAGGACAGAGGGTTGATTGTCTTGGAACGCGTCAGAGAAGATACTAAGGATATCGCCAAAATGGACCAGGCGCCTAGATCTGAAGGCCGCACCATGAACATGATGTTGGCTCCTATAAAAAAATAA
- a CDS encoding TetR/AcrR family transcriptional regulator, with protein MTIHATTLESTQLPLKMLILDAARKLFAEHGYAQVSMRKLATTIGYSPTTIYHHFKDKKELFLCLTEETYREFLQAINEILSVSKSPKAALKNILHTFVTMGLQNPNAYRVGFMMETDLWNTKDSHFEHNPLGKTMYDRINSCVKKCMPPGSSEEDILVTSNSVIAAAHGLTALLVTYPNFEWGPVEKLKRQVIDSAVDAIV; from the coding sequence ATGACAATACATGCAACGACATTAGAAAGCACTCAGCTTCCGCTTAAAATGCTGATACTTGATGCGGCGCGAAAACTCTTTGCCGAGCACGGCTACGCGCAGGTATCCATGCGCAAGCTGGCGACCACCATCGGCTATTCGCCTACTACTATATATCATCACTTCAAAGACAAAAAGGAATTATTCCTGTGTCTGACTGAAGAAACATATCGAGAATTTTTGCAGGCAATAAACGAGATCCTTTCCGTTTCGAAATCTCCGAAAGCTGCACTGAAAAATATTTTGCACACTTTCGTAACAATGGGACTTCAAAATCCTAATGCTTACAGAGTCGGATTTATGATGGAAACAGATCTATGGAATACCAAAGACTCACACTTTGAGCATAATCCTCTGGGCAAAACCATGTACGACCGCATCAACTCGTGCGTGAAAAAATGTATGCCGCCAGGCTCGTCGGAAGAAGATATTCTTGTGACTTCAAATTCAGTTATAGCAGCAGCACACGGACTTACCGCCCTGCTGGTAACATACCCGAACTTCGAATGGGGTCCGGTTGAAAAATTAAAAAGACAAGTCATCGACTCTGCAGTAGACGCAATCGTCTAA
- the pheS gene encoding phenylalanine--tRNA ligase subunit alpha: MSDAKSLLQELESLVPECKARLDQASSLSDLEELRIENLGRKGRLAKIMSGLPSLSSEDKPIAGKKANEVKTALTELIEGRQSQLERAAITESLSRFDPTMPGRTPHKGSLHPVTLVMDEICDVFVGLGFEVVTGPEVENDWYNFEALNIPPEHPARDMQDTLYISDSILLRTHTSPLQIRTMKDRNPPLAAIAPGKVYRRDSDLTHTPMFHQIEGFLVDQNVSMADLRGTLTAFVHQLFGPKTEVRFRPSFFPFTEPSAEVDISCVMCGGKGHIDGKPCRVCKQTGWVEILGCGMMDPNVMEAVDYDTEKYSGFAFGLGIERVAMLKYGIGDLRMFFENDIRFLEQFS, encoded by the coding sequence ATGTCGGACGCAAAGTCCCTGCTACAGGAACTGGAAAGCCTGGTCCCGGAGTGTAAAGCTCGTCTGGACCAGGCTTCTTCTTTATCAGATCTGGAAGAACTCAGGATTGAAAACCTTGGTCGCAAGGGTCGCCTTGCCAAGATTATGTCCGGTCTTCCCTCCCTCTCCAGTGAAGATAAACCTATCGCAGGTAAAAAAGCCAATGAAGTCAAAACAGCTCTCACAGAACTGATAGAGGGAAGGCAGTCCCAGCTTGAAAGAGCTGCCATAACAGAGAGCTTATCCCGTTTCGACCCGACTATGCCCGGTCGTACTCCTCACAAAGGATCACTCCATCCTGTCACTTTGGTGATGGATGAAATTTGTGATGTGTTCGTCGGACTTGGTTTTGAAGTCGTAACAGGACCCGAAGTTGAAAACGACTGGTACAATTTTGAAGCCCTGAACATTCCGCCTGAGCACCCCGCAAGGGACATGCAGGATACTCTGTATATTTCAGACTCTATTTTGCTGCGCACGCATACTTCACCTTTGCAGATTCGCACCATGAAGGATAGAAATCCTCCTTTGGCTGCAATCGCTCCGGGGAAAGTATACCGCCGGGATTCAGATCTTACCCATACCCCGATGTTCCACCAGATTGAAGGCTTTCTGGTAGATCAAAATGTCAGTATGGCGGATCTCAGAGGCACGCTTACCGCATTCGTTCATCAGCTTTTCGGACCGAAAACAGAAGTTCGTTTCCGTCCAAGTTTCTTTCCATTTACCGAGCCTAGTGCGGAAGTTGATATTTCCTGCGTTATGTGCGGCGGAAAAGGACATATCGACGGTAAACCTTGCCGGGTCTGCAAACAGACTGGCTGGGTTGAAATTCTTGGTTGCGGAATGATGGACCCCAACGTCATGGAAGCGGTCGACTACGACACCGAAAAATATTCCGGTTTCGCATTCGGACTTGGTATCGAACGCGTTGCTATGCTGAAATACGGCATCGGCGATCTGCGTATGTTTTTTGAAAACGATATCCGGTTTCTAGAACAGTTTTCCTAA
- the rplT gene encoding 50S ribosomal protein L20: MRIKRGMAAKKRHKKYLKMAKGFRGSGSTLYRTARERVERSLCMAYVGRKVRKREMRKLWIQRINAAARLNDMSYSRFINGLSKAGIELNRKILADLAVSDTVAFAKIAELARAQVS, translated from the coding sequence ATGAGAATTAAACGTGGTATGGCTGCTAAGAAGCGGCACAAAAAATATTTAAAGATGGCCAAAGGTTTTCGTGGTTCCGGTAGCACTCTGTACCGTACCGCTAGAGAACGTGTAGAACGTTCGCTTTGCATGGCTTACGTCGGACGTAAAGTTCGTAAACGTGAAATGCGGAAACTTTGGATTCAGCGTATTAATGCCGCCGCTCGCTTGAATGATATGTCTTACAGTCGTTTCATCAATGGCCTTTCCAAGGCCGGTATTGAACTCAACCGTAAGATTCTGGCTGACCTGGCCGTAAGCGACACTGTTGCTTTCGCCAAGATCGCTGAGCTAGCTAGAGCACAGGTAAGCTAA